In the genome of Daucus carota subsp. sativus chromosome 9, DH1 v3.0, whole genome shotgun sequence, the window CGGACTGCCTCTTGTAGGAGCCATGTATGGTTCATTAGGGGAGGAACTTGTGATCCAATCGGCCCTTTTGCAGTTGATTATTTGGGTTATGATTTTATTGTTCATGCTCGAAGTTAGACGTGCAAGGCAAAGTTTTGAGTCTGTGTCAGCCATTGAAGTGTCAGGGAAGGATTTGGAAGAGAATATTGGTGTCCAAGTAAATGATGTTAGGGTGGTGAGGCCATCAACTTGGGCAGTGATAAAAATTGTGCTGGGCAAACTTGCTAAGAATCCCAATTGCCATGCTTGCATTGCTGGATTCATTTGGGCCCTGGTAGCCAGCAAGTAAGTGTTTTTTTCTTGGGGATTTACTAACTATACTACTTTTTGGATCTTATTTGCAAATTTTTCCTTCTCTGAAATCTCgcaaatatactatcttttataacatacaatcaattatatTGCTAAAATACTACCTTCCCTTCCCCCATTCCgttcttctctctcctctcactctctctctcctctgAACTCTCTCTCCCCTGGACACCGGCCATGACTGTTATGGCAAGGAACACGGTGGCGTCACGGTTAAGCCGCCTTCCACCGAGCTCCTCCGATCTGTGACTTTCGACACACCGCTGCAACAAGGCTAACATCGTTGGCCTTGGAGCAGTGCTTCAACCAAACCTCCTGTCAACAACACAGCCCTCACCttatctctccctctctccagCCTCACCTCTCGCCACCTGTAACCTCCATCACCATCTTCCTCCGGCGGTTAACGCCGCCAGACAAGCCAACCACTAGCCTCAACTCCGTTTCTCCCCCACAACACCACAAACAAGCAATCAACTCCACAATCGCCACCGGATATATTGATTTCTAGTTTGTTGTTTTAGTTGCTTTTGCAATGTTGATATTAGCATTGGCCCCGCATTGGCACTCATTTTCGCGATTCGCAAccagttgcaacttattatgcaaataaatataatttttcaatagATTTTTCCAAAGTTACATTTGTGATGGCATATATGGTAGCTAGCGGTTGCAGACATGGTTGCacatgcaaccaccgtatttttgcatatattttttggaACACAGTATTTTTTCAATTTGTTATAAAAAGTGACAGTGTTTttgcaaaaattattttaaacttggttatttatgaaaaaaacccttttttcttcttctcacaattaatgtatatttttatttcctgGAAATGATTTTATGAATACCGTGTTGGCATGTTTTATTAAAGAACTTGAATGTTCTTCTTCTTATAGTCATCAAGGTCTCTATATAACTTTTCCCCCACTTTTctataactaaatttttttaatgagtaAGCAAAATTTTACTAGCAATTTTGTCCTACAAATTATGTCCAAACATATTTACATGGCATAAGAGCTAAATCTAAACAAAAATGATCCAATGATTAGTCATAAATTTAAAGAAAcacagataatatatatatatatatatatatatatatacatacttccTTCTTCCCACCTTATTCTTTAGATACACATGTGGTTTAGAGTTTAAAGCAAACTAAAGTAAAGTAGCGCAAAAGGTAGTAATATGGATAAACTGGTAGGCTAGTAGTAAAAATAGTGGTCAcaagtaatttttataaaattttattatttttagaaaaatttaaaaataaaaacataaaataatatgaaagaatataaaataattgttaAGATGGAGAGAATAGGAGGAGCCTCTTTCCCAACATCAATTATCCCGAAAATTAGGAACAAAATTGATAATATGGTCAAAGGAATGCCAAAAAACTATGTATATCTGCAAGAAAggaaattttttttgtgaaactCATAggctatatatttatgtatattaatatatttcataacaTAAACACTATGTTTCAATGTTTAAGTAAAATGTTTTGGGTCTTAAATATCCAAGTCCGGAAAGTTTTTTGtaattattgtaattttttaaacgaattagaaaaaatacaatcttccaaataaaaaatgtaaaaataatttcttcttttttttttttttgcaaaaagcACGAAGGTTGCATTTGCAACCATATCTACAAATGTCaccaaccatatatgcaatcaccaatgtaaatttgaaaaaatagtgaaaaattacatttaattgcataataaaTTACAAGTCGTTCAAAAGATCTAAAACTGAGTGCTCCTGTCGGaacaatattaatatcataaaaaataattacaaaataaactaAAGTAAAATTAGAAAATCTGAAAATCAACCAACAAGATTTCTTTCTCCATCTCTCTTTATCCTCTTTCACCATCTCAATTTATTGGCCAAGTTGGTGGGAGCAAGAACTAGAGTTTGACATTAAACAACACATTAAAAATCAAGCTGACCATACTGTTTTCCATTCTACAAAACTCCATAATGGAAAGATCCTCTACTGTTGAATTGCGGATGGCTTCTCAAAACCTTAAGAAAACACAGAAACGAAAACAAAAGTATGCATGGCAACCTCTACGAATTTGGTAGGGCTGAGTGAGGGAGATTCATCGCTTAGCTGCTTTGCTTAGCTTGGAACCATGGACATGAAATCTATCTCTATttctatctctctccctctccctctctccaaAACCCCCAAATCCACTTTCTCCAAAACCCtaacttattttattattgtataaccgtttttaatattaataattcataaattattaaaaacttattaaattcatagattaaaaattatttaatgacCTCTTACTAAtaagtaattaataaatttttttttttgatataagcCAAACAACCTGTAGTCCTCAAAGTTTATGTGTCGCTAACTCGGTTTTATTGTAtttcttgtaaaatttggaaaCTTGTGATTCAGATGGCACTTCCAGATGCCAAGCATCATAGAGGGATCTATTACAATTTTGTCAAAAGCTGGCATAGGCACTTCCATGTTCTGCATGGGTAAGTCAAAGTATTCCTACTAAACAGAAATATTTACTCGATCGCCGTGATCAATTGATCATTTATGCATATGTCTGTCTGCCCATGATGATATTATCTAGCTATCCATGTATTTGGTACTGTATGTTTCAGGGTTGTTCATGGCTTTAAATGAGAAGATATTTGCTTGTGGTGCCAAAGCAACATTGTTGACAATGATATTCAGGTTTATCATGGGACCATTCTCGATGGGCTTAGCTTGTTTAGCTCTGGGGTTGCGTGGTCAAGTGTTGCGGATTGCTATAGTTCaggtattattttataattatatatacagaaaaaaatattcatgTATTAAAGAATTTGAAACATGATAATTTCATATTGTTTCATGGTTACTGAtatatagttttaattttttatatttcaggcTGCACTTCCCCCGGCCGTCATTTCCTTCATATATGCAAAAGAATATGGATTGCAGGCTGATGTCACAAGCACTGCGTAATTACTTATCTTTTGAAATAACTGATATTAATTCATATCGATCTGTTACGAAATTCTTGTAACATCTGAATGGCTATGGGTTTCTGCAGAGTTATCTTTGGCACAGCGATCTCTCTGCCGATTGTGATCGCGTTTTATGCAATCTTGGAGTGGATAGATGTTTAGCTAAAGTTGGAAGAATACTTGCTATCATTTTATCTGGCATTTAGTTGGATTTGAATGTCttgaaatattttgtttttttgtggTTATTGCGTTTTTCACCGACAAGTATTGGTTTCGTTTGAAATTACCGGGGCTGCCAATGATACCTACACTATCCCGTCGTGTATTGAAAACGATCTAAATATGGCGGAAAAATTAACTCCAATAATATATGATCTAGGATATGAGCAGTACTTCTGTACCCACTCAGATTATGTTTCATATagttttcataatatgattctAACCGAATAAATGGATTTATATTCGATTCGAACTCatatagtataatatttttagtccATTACATTTATAAGtaaataataatcattttataaaattttaatatcttatttaagtttttttttttaaaattctaatatcttatttaagtttctCGGTAATTATTAGTATGAATCAAATtaagaatatttaatatttatgcaaCCCATTCCAGGATTATTCATAACTGACTACTATATTCTAAGCTCCACTAATTTATTGTCAATTCATCATTATTTATTCCTTTATGCAATTATTAATTCAGAATTCTAATATAGCTTTATTTAcatacttattttttttctttctcaatttccactacattaaatcataatttaattttattcaccTATATTAAATCCAAAGCTCTTCCAAATTACTAAATTATAATACTTATTCACTTATCTATTCTTTTACTAATATCTCACCTTTAAACTTGAAATTTTTCATTCTCGTCTAAATAATtccaattattttattattaagtgTATAAGTGTTCAAAATTACCATTAATTAAATGAATCAGTGAACTTATTATATACTTTAATTTACTACtcctaaaccctaatttatcTTTTGTGTTAAGGGAAGAACGCAACAAGGCTTTACAGAGTAAAACAATTAGTTCACACAAttctgccaaaaaaaaaaaattagttcacACAATGAGCTActgttataaaaataaaagcagGTCCTACAAGGCAGTAATCAATCATATTTTCACCATTAAAACTATACGGTGTATATATTTCCTAATATAAGATTTTGAAGAGAAGATTAATGCTACCTTAAATACCAGATCCTAGCCTTTACACCCATGACCCAACCTCGCTGAAACCTCTGCTTCTTAAGATTTTTTCCTAAAAACAGCAATGTCCCAAACTCTCATgtttttatactaatttttaatcatGACTAGTgacttaattaatcttaattaaaattaaatcttgTAATTACTTGGGCACTAAGTTGTGAACCTTTGGGCACCAAatagtttattaatatatatatatatatatatatatatatatatatatatatatatatatatatatatatatatatatatatatatatatatatatatatatatatatatatatatatatatatagtagagtaagaccctatatatatatataggggagggttctggtacaaatttacaaacttacaaactttttttgttcaacacatatataacttgagttcaacattttttaagatattttgttgaacatcgattaaaattgtgttggagaagtatataaactaatttttgaatGTAAAAACGAAGTTAAAcctattatataaccaatatttatatttctagaccctaggtatagtttaagcatctctatacatgtattcaacacaatgataactACTGTTTTACACccaatgttgaaccccagttacaaatgtgttgaatgcacgatttatctatgcgttattttttaaaattgtgatgttttttcaataattttgaacataaatactttctataactaaggattaacaggttgggagaataaaaaaaattcaaaaaaaaagtttgtaagtttgtaacttaaaaagtttatatttgatcctatccctatatatatatagggtcttactctACTACAAACCAATTCTcacctacaaactaaaaaccagacCCAACAAGACACGAAATCACTAAAAACACCATATTAATCACTAAGTATTACACACACCCAATACCAGAttcatacatatacacacatcaACTTCCGATCAACGCCACCACCACTGATTCCCAGCCACCATCATAGGTTCCGACTACCACCGAAGTCGTCAATTTATTACAAATAGGGGGGCATTAATTgattcattaaaaattataattaaaaatgtataaattcgtgtttgaagagttgaaaggacGAGAATGGTGGTGATAGGGCTCATGGTGATGGTCGGAGTCGTCGTGGTGATGGTGATTTTGAACCATGGCGTGGGGGTGGGGGCTGGTGGGGATCCAGGTTTTCTGGTATAATGTGAGTTTATTATTTAGTGATTAATCGATCTGTTTTAGTAGTTCCGTGTCCTGATGTAAGTTTATTATTTAGTGATTGCGCCGCTTGTTTTAGTGATTGCGCgtctggtttttagtttgtaggcgagatttggtttgtatttgagcaaatgcctatatatatatatttcttattttttcctTTACTTACTCAACAAGTTACGTCTCGCTTGATAAATAAATTTGCTCATTTTATTCTCGAATATTCTCGGCTCGGTTTGCTTAACGCtgctattaaatattattcgaTATTTATTCCATTATTTTCTAATAATCTCatgatttatattaataataataaatatttatcgtAGTCAACCCGTAAGATTTATTGTCGGGTCGTAAAATAAAGCTTTATGTCTACTAGTTTACTTacgtaaataatattttgaattttaatgggACGTTACCAAATTTAATTCGCTAGCCagcaccaaaatttattttagacttacTAAATATATTACGTACcaacatttttattaaatataaaattcacaactTATTGGAATACTAATTTTAACCgcataaatttaataatcaaattattcACGTACTTGAAAATTTGCTGttgtcattttttatttatgaaatccgtGATATTTAAAttggattttgaaaaattattagaATCTTGGTGTATTTAATTAAgagtcaatatacttatataaaggagaagcgaggggcgtgtaggtggcgactctcatatcgctccgttctatttttctaattttctaaaatttttggaagaaatattaaaaattaaagctaccttttttagtttcaagtatattagaagcaagtttcagaatctgattttgtttcaaattatttatgaaatatagtagcttgaaagttttaatctgattttatttcagattatttaattatgtgtttcaaaatatttatggaatatagtaatatggaatatagtagcttgaaagttttaatctgattttgttctcacatcgctccgttctatttttctaatattctggaatttttggttatataaaggagaagcgaggggcgtgtaggtggcgtctctcatatcgctccgttctatttttctaattttctaaaatttttggaagaaatattaaaaattagagctaccttttttagtttcaagtatattagaagcaagtttcagaatctgattttgtttcaaattatttatggaatatagtagcttgaaagttttaatctgatttttatttcagattatttaattatgtgtttcaaaatatttatggaatatagtagcttgaaagttttaatctgattttgttctcatatcgctccgttctatttttctaatattctggaatttttgggtgaaaaatatcaaaaattagaactaccttttttaggttcggatatattagaagtaagtttcagaatctgattttgtttcagattatttatggaatatagtaggttgaaagttttaatctaattttgtttctatataaaggagaaacgaGGGGCGTGTAAGCCACGCcactcacatcgctccgttctatttttcaaattttttgaaattttcggatgaaaaatatcaaaaattagaactatcttttttagtttcggatatataaaaatatcaaacattAGAActgccttttttagtttcagatatattagaagcaagttttagaatctgattttgtttcagagaatttatggaatatagcagtttgaaagttttaatctgattttatttcggattatttaattatgggaaagagtagtaCCCAAGtatctctgcacctataaataccccaataggttgtaggattttggatcatctaaacatagCCTCCTCTCTTTCAGTACCACAACCCTacatctctctggtgatagttctcttgctcgatttctaactcagtggtgccgttcttctgcaacgataagtgaaggctgtttatacatacagtattaaaaaaataaagatttttgCAAGCAAAagtagttatagaccactaaatgggagtcgacaaatccaaacacgggagaagaatttagtcttgacatgatattgatggatgatatcaataaattaactattggtgatgtatttttgttggttattattttataatatttgttttgttcattggacatgtttgttgttaatttttatatgatttactttgtatacactgaaaaaattattcatgcataatcagtttgctccgttcaagcaacttttaagtaaaaattgtttatacagtattaaaagataaaggttgttacaaataagggtagttatagaccgctatctaatggatttaagttagatgtttttgtgcacaatcaatccaaaaaaattggaagaaggtgacaatgtaagaacatgattacttttaaagaaaaacacacagataaaattaagattcgtcgtgttttaaattgttaattacatgtataaatttattttcatttttttcaccataaattatagtccaattttgcaattttatatattagtattggtattacatcaagatttttacaatataaaatttattttattctacaaatattaattttgaaacattaatgtACATTTTATAtacagtcacaaaattattttattatacaaatattaatattgaatcattaatataatttttatagaccgccgcaacgtgcggtttctcaactagtttatattatactacaaaatctaGAAATATTCaataaggattttaaattatattttaaaatccgatggtatctAATtggaa includes:
- the LOC108201163 gene encoding auxin efflux carrier component 5; protein product: MIGWNDVYKVVVAMVPLYVPLILGYGSVKWWHMFNPEQCEAINRMNCYFIYPLFMFEFTTHINPFNMNYLFVAGDVIAKCFLGLVLGGWTYFFSERYEWFVTGFSISAINNTSIVGLPLVGAMYGSLGEELVIQSALLQLIIWVMILLFMLEVRRARQSFESVSAIEVSGKDLEENIGVQVNDVRVVRPSTWAVIKIVLGKLAKNPNCHACIAGFIWALVASKWHFQMPSIIEGSITILSKAGIGTSMFCMGLFMALNEKIFACGAKATLLTMIFRFIMGPFSMGLACLALGLRGQVLRIAIVQAALPPAVISFIYAKEYGLQADVTSTAVIFGTAISLPIVIAFYAILEWIDV